One stretch of Xanthomonas sp. DAR 35659 DNA includes these proteins:
- a CDS encoding NADPH-dependent FMN reductase, translating to MSQYRIAVFVGSLRKESFNRRLAHALERLAGDRARFEYVEIGDLPLYDQDRDHDYPEQGKRLKTQVSGADAVLFVTPEYNRSIPGVLKNAIDLGSRPYGESAFAGKPAAVCGTSPGTLGTALAQQHLRNVLAYLDMPVLGQPEVFLRFKEGLIEADGRIGSEDTRKFLQGFVDKFIAWIDELQA from the coding sequence ATGAGTCAGTACCGTATCGCCGTGTTCGTCGGCAGCCTGCGCAAGGAGTCGTTCAACCGGCGCTTGGCGCATGCGCTGGAGCGACTCGCCGGCGACCGTGCGCGTTTCGAGTACGTCGAGATCGGCGACCTGCCGCTGTACGACCAGGACCGCGACCATGACTATCCGGAGCAGGGCAAGCGCCTGAAGACGCAGGTCAGCGGCGCCGACGCGGTGCTGTTCGTGACGCCGGAGTACAACCGCTCCATCCCGGGCGTGCTCAAGAACGCCATCGACCTGGGCTCGCGGCCTTACGGCGAGAGCGCCTTCGCCGGCAAGCCGGCCGCGGTCTGCGGCACCTCGCCGGGCACGCTCGGCACCGCGCTGGCGCAGCAGCACCTGCGCAACGTGCTGGCCTACCTGGACATGCCGGTGCTGGGCCAGCCGGAGGTGTTCTTGCGGTTCAAGGAAGGCCTGATCGAGGCCGACGGCCGCATCGGCAGCGAGGACACGCGCAAGTTCCTGCAGGGCTTCGTGGACAAGTTCATCGCCTGGATCGACGAACTGCAGGCCTGA